The genome window TATGTATTTTCAAGCGCGAATTCAATCAATTTCGGACGCCTTGTGCCGCAGGTCGTTTACTATTTTTCGTCATACCTCGACCTTGCAGCTTCCGGCGCCATCAATATCGGCGATAAGGTCAATTTTGCTGTTCCAACCGGTAATTTCGGCAATATCCTTGCCGCTTATTACGCAATGCGCATGGGTCTTCCGGTAAACAGACTGATCTGTGCGTCTAACCGCAACAGCGTTTTGACGGATTTCATAAACACCGGTGTTTATGACCGCAACCGTGACTTTTACTGCACGATTTCACCGTCAATGGATATACTGATTTCAAGCAATCTCGAGCGCCTTTTATTTGAGCTTTCGGGTCGCGACGATAAACTCGTTTTAAATCTTATGGGCGCTTTGAAAAAGGATGGACGCTATACTGTTCCAAACGAAGTGAAAAATGCTATGAGCAGTCTTTTCTGGGGCGGATTTATCGACGATGAGGCAACAAAAGCTGTTATAAATGAAAACTTTAGGAATAGTAATTATATACCGGATACACACACATCCGTCGCACTCGGCGTATATGAAAAATATTTAAAAGAGACAGGCGATAAAACCAAAACGATCGTTATGTCTACAGCAAGCCCTTTCAAATTTGCAAAGGATGTGCTTGACGCTCTCGGAACCAAAACCGATTTTGCAGATTACCGTCTGCTTTCTGCACTTGAAGATGAGTACAAGATCAAAATGCCTGCTCCGCTAAAGGATCTGAATAAAAAAGAAGTCAGATTCAAAGAAGTTTTTGAAAAAGATGAGATGAGAAAGGCAGTCAGTTCAGCGCTTAAATAATTAAAACGGCGAAACGGAAATTTCCGTTTCGCCATTTATACTATTAGTTTACGTTACTAATCAGT of Bacillota bacterium contains these proteins:
- the thrC gene encoding threonine synthase; its protein translation is MNYCSTRGKEINVTSAEAIKNGLAPDGGLYVPTQFPAVSVDEMKKMLSMNYIDRAVFILSRFLTDFTADELQECAKNAYTGKFDSATPAPTVKLTDNEYVCELWHGPTCAFKDMALQILPHLLKASIKKTGEDKTVVILVATSGDTGKAALEGFKDVNGTKIIVFYPNDGVSDIQKLQMVTQEGGNVAVFAINGNFDNAQTGVKDIFSDPAFGKEMSDRGYVFSSANSINFGRLVPQVVYYFSSYLDLAASGAINIGDKVNFAVPTGNFGNILAAYYAMRMGLPVNRLICASNRNSVLTDFINTGVYDRNRDFYCTISPSMDILISSNLERLLFELSGRDDKLVLNLMGALKKDGRYTVPNEVKNAMSSLFWGGFIDDEATKAVINENFRNSNYIPDTHTSVALGVYEKYLKETGDKTKTIVMSTASPFKFAKDVLDALGTKTDFADYRLLSALEDEYKIKMPAPLKDLNKKEVRFKEVFEKDEMRKAVSSALK